The proteins below are encoded in one region of Ostrea edulis chromosome 3, xbOstEdul1.1, whole genome shotgun sequence:
- the LOC130053665 gene encoding probable serine/threonine-protein kinase pats1: protein MLKSDGHRTKIASIADEEEVLQEIYSNENLFKINDGYLIFATNDPMTENKVKLKDKVMSKFVESCLRSDEDLQKYIKELSVDTLMDYFRLWNHKTDQQPCVFVPEHLTDEYIQRLGLDAITHVMVDPKDDSDGYMEYEDIRKRVSKLNRVPIEILSWNLEERKRYVENAKKGVSPVYRARGMIVGCAGAGKTTLLKRIQKKDITDVKSTTGLDVYTDLFRVDENQRKLEELPQSISNDDFVPRLAEETAHLKTLSMTDFAGQCAYYACHQVYLSNRAFYILVVDMSKNFKDKVSSTEIDQKRTHFEDWTYQDYFVFWLKSISTYCDEEVPVILVASHCENNTQDCQGVLKTLLELLPNQLGLHRFLKKCFRIGISGGQHLSAIPEIEKAIVAEILNQKHWGECIPSSWFRFEEFIRTEKENHKILTVDEIKNHMQRITETKPGVQKEEDEETEEEDEEEILSNLKDMLKFFHEIGKIIYFNEDGLDDKVILDVQWFVNAFKEVITDSKHAQFRTKAEWTEFNETGILRDDVLCEIWRETNTNDNFKRYKNDILTFMERLGLLVNGKEKAHLVPSVTKRDYKQQEKSKLASTTQKTSVLYFHFDFLPLFVYHRLIVSCFSFDGWEPLTNGYKCIYKNVSEFKFKSHFIFLGVDDDDIRLQVYRPNSDTELDINVVWEIRETVEKELHKLTKTFHKNITFSLGFYCMSKKDGGGFISEEKMKIITGGICPHHETRTGHNVKKDEFLWLKDKLSRDLSG, encoded by the exons ATGTTAAAGTCTGATGGACATAGGACGAAAATCGCAAGTATTGCTGACGAGGAGGAAGTATTGCAAGAAATTTACTCCAACGAAAAccttttcaaaatcaatgatgGCTATCTAATATTTGCAACGAATGACccaatgacagaaaataaagtAAAACTAAAAGACAAAGTGATGTCCAAATTTGTTGAATCTTGTCTACGGTCTGATGAAGATCTTCAGAAATACATAAAAGAATTGTCTGTAGATACCTTGATGGATTATTTCCGTTTGTGGAATCACAAGACCGATCAGCAGCCGTGCGTGTTTGTACCCGAACATCTCACGGATGAATATATCCAACGTTTGGGATTAGATGCGATTACCCATGTGATGGTGGATCCTAAAGACGACAGTGACGGATATATGGAGTATGAAGACATCAGGAAAAGAGTATCAAAATTAA ATCGCGTTCCGATTGAAATTCTCTCCTGGAATCTTGAAGAAAGAAAACGCTATGTGGAGAACGCGAAGAAGGGTGTAAGTCCGGTGTACAGAGCGCGGGGAATGATTGTAGGCTGTGCTGGGGCCGGGAAAACAACGCTTCTAAAAAGAATTCAGAAGAAAGATATAACAGATGTAAAATCGACAACTGGTTTAGATGTGTATACCGATTTATTTCGAGTTGACGAGAATCAGAGGAAATTAGAAG AATTACCTCAAAGTATTTCAAATGACGACTTCGTACCCAGGCTAGCAGAAGAAACCGCACACTTGAAAACCTTGAGTATGACTGATTTTGCCGGGCAATGTGCTTACTATGCTTGTCACCAAGTCTACTTGAGCAACAGAGCATTTTACATCCTTGTCGTTGACATGTCAAAGAATTTCAAGGACAAAGTTAGCTCAACAGAAATTGATCAAAAGCGGACACATTTTGAAGATTGGACATACCAAG ATTACTTCGTGTTTTGGCTAAAATCCATCTCCACATACTGCGATGAAGAAGTGCCTGTCATCCTTGTTGCATCCCACTGCGAAAACAACACACAA GATTGTCAGGGTGTGTTGAAGACTTTGCTGGAGTTGCTACCAAATCAACTTGGTCTTCATAGATTCCTTAAAAAATGTTTCCGAATAGGCATTAGCGGCGGACAACATTTGTCTGCAATACCAGAGATTGAAAAGGCAATTGTTGCAGAAATATTGAATCAGAAACACTGGGGAGAATGCATACCCAGCAGCTGGTTCAGATTTGAGGAATTCATACGCACTGAAAAAGAAAACCATAAAATCCTCACTGTAGATGAAATCAAGAACCACATGCAACGTATCACAGAAACTAAACCTGGTGTTCAGAAAGAAGAAGACGAAGAAACAGAAGAAGAAGATGAGGAGGAAATACTAAGCAATCTAAAGGATATGCTGAAATTCTTTCATGAAATTggcaaaattatttatttcaatgaagATGGATTAGATGACAAAGTGATTTTAGACGTCCAATGGTTTGTAAATGCGTTCAAAGAGGTCATCACAGACAGCAAACATGCACAGTTTAGAACAAAGGCAGAATGGACGGAGTTTAATGAAACAGGGATACTAAGGGATGACGTCTTATGTGAAATATGGAGAGAAACGAATACAAACGACAATTTCAAACGTTACAAAAATGACATACTTACGTTCATGGAGAGATTAGGATTGCTTGTCAATGGAAAGGAAAAAGCTCATCTCGTTCCCAGTGTGACAAAGAGAGATTACAAACAGCAAGAAAAGAGTAAGCTGGCCTCAACAACTCAGAAGACTTCTGTGTTGTATTTCCACTTTGACTTCTTGCCTTTGTTTGTCTACCATCGATTGATTGTCTCCTGCTTTTCGTTCGATGGCTGGGAGCCCTTAACAAATGGATACAAATGTATCTATAAGAATGTGTCTGAGTTTAAGTTTAAAAGTCACTTCATTTTCCTTGGCGTGGACGATGATGATATCCGTCTGCAGGTGTACAGGCCTAACAGCGATACAGAGCTCGACATTAATGTTGTATGGGAAATCAGAGAGACGGTAGAAAAAGAGTTACACAAACTTACCAAGACTTTCCACAAAAACATCACATTTTCGCTTGGATTCTACTGCATGTCAAAAAAGGATGGTGGTGGTTTCATTTCGGaggagaaaatgaaaattatcactGGGGGCATTTGTCCTCACCACGAAACAAGAACTGGTCATAACGTAAAGAAAGATGAATTCCTCTGGCTGAAAGATAAG CTGTCGCGAGATCTTAGTGGCTAG